A genomic stretch from Aedes albopictus strain Foshan chromosome 2, AalbF5, whole genome shotgun sequence includes:
- the LOC134286481 gene encoding uncharacterized protein LOC134286481: protein MFNGDVASSPQDICNLFADKFASVFTDEQLDDNNVTLAASTVPHFGQSLSSVDIDENMIARASVKLKTSHNPGPDGIPSVFVKAQIINLLPPLLHVFRLSVTTGLFPSTWKLAHMFPVHKKGNRQEIGNYRGITSLCAIAKLFEIVIMDPLLDHSKSFISTI, encoded by the coding sequence ATGTTCAACGGCGATGTGGCCTCCTCTCCGCAAGATATATGTAATCTCTTTGCCGATAAATTTGCTAGTGTCTTCACCGATGAGCAACTGGATGATAACAACGTCACACTCGCCGCTAGCACAGTTCCACACTTTGGGCAATCACTGAGCAGTGTAGACATCGATGAAAACATGATTGCCAGGGCTTCCGTTAAGCTCAAGACGTCGCACAACCCGGGACCCGATGGAATTCCATCGGTATTTGTCAAGGCGCAGATCATCAACCTATTGCCACCACTGCTTCACGTATTCCGACTATCCGTAACTACTGGCCTGTTTCCGTCCACATGGAAGCTTGCGCACATGTTCCCAGTACATAAAAAAGGGAACAGGCAAGAGATTGGCAACTATCGCGGTATTACTTCGCTCTGCGCCATCGCCAAGTTGTTCGAGATCGTCATCATGGACCCGTTGCTCGATCACAGCAAATCGTTTATTAGCACGATTTAG